In Bacillus sp. S3, the sequence TCCTTCTGCATTGCGGAATTTCGCTTCCCCTTCAACTCCCATACCGTTCTCTGAGATAAAGAAAGGAATATTGTCATAATGATCACGAATATCGATCATAATGTCATAGATGACCTCCTCGCAGATTTCCCAGCCTCTATGTGGATTGATCTTCCGCCCAGGCATAATGTACGGATCAAATAGATGCTCCGGCATGAACGGGGCACCCGCCGGCACCGGCTCTTCCTTAGCTTTAACGCGGCGCGGCTGATAATAGTTCACGCCCAATAGATCAATCGGGTTATTTTTGATAATCTCTAAATCTCCCATTTCGACTACCGGAAGCAGTTCTCTTTCTTTTAAAATGGCAATCAAATCGGCAGGGTACTCCCCTTTTGTAACCGGATCAAGAAAGCTGCGGTTAAAGAAAAGGTCGGAGATATGTGCGGCCTTGACATCTGCCGGATCCTGACTTCGCGGATAGGATGGCGTTAAGTTTAGGATAATACCAATCTTACCGTCGCCTAGATTCAATTTTTTAAATGCTTCTACTGCCTTGGCATGGGCCACAATCGTATGATGGGCCACCTGCGCGCCTCGCTTGAAATCTACGATATTCGGATAATGCCAATTATATAAATAGCCGGCCTCGACTGGAACGATTGGTTCGTTAAAGGTAAACCAATATTTAACCCGGTCGCCAAACAATGTAAAGCAGGTTTCAGCAAATTTCACATAGGCCTCAACGACTTCCCGGCTTTCCCAGCCGCCTTTTTCCTGCATGCACATCGGCATATCGAAATGGTAGAGATTCATGAATGGTTCAATATCATTTGCAATCAGTTCGTCAATGACGCGATTGTAAAAATCAACCGC encodes:
- a CDS encoding glycoside hydrolase family 1 protein; this translates as MKNTSLKNQPTYRFPNGFWWGSASSGPQTEGAANIDGKKPNLYDYWYSIEPESFHNQVGPEQTSDFYHRYKQDIELMKETGHNSFRTSIQWSRLIPNGVGEVNQQAVDFYNRVIDELIANDIEPFMNLYHFDMPMCMQEKGGWESREVVEAYVKFAETCFTLFGDRVKYWFTFNEPIVPVEAGYLYNWHYPNIVDFKRGAQVAHHTIVAHAKAVEAFKKLNLGDGKIGIILNLTPSYPRSQDPADVKAAHISDLFFNRSFLDPVTKGEYPADLIAILKERELLPVVEMGDLEIIKNNPIDLLGVNYYQPRRVKAKEEPVPAGAPFMPEHLFDPYIMPGRKINPHRGWEICEEVIYDIMIDIRDHYDNIPFFISENGMGVEGEAKFRNAEGFIEDDYRIEFIQEHLKWVHKGLEEGAKCLGYHLWTFVDNWSWANAYKNRYGLVEVDLNNDLKRTIKKSGRWYKQLSDHNGF